The segment CGGTGGCCGAACATCGCGGTCGCGCTCAGCCAGGTCGCATTGATCGGGTGCGCGGCGGGCAGCTGCGTGATGATCACGACGGTGGCCTCGAACCGTAAGCCGGCGACCATCCGCCGCATCGCCATTGCGCAGTACGTCGTTGCCGCCGCCATCGCGGTCGTGACGCTGGTGGCGTTTTTCCGGGCCGAGCAGATGCCGGAGGTTGCACCGCAGGAGTACCTACGGCGCACCTTGGCGCCGGGCGGCTCCTCGTCGTGGCTGCTGCCGATGCTCTACGTGCTGCTCGCGCTGACCCTCGTCGCGTGGGCGGGGATGCGCCACTCCAACCGAACCCGCCGGGGCCGTGCGCTTTTCGTCTTCAGCATCGGGATGGTGCTGATGGTGTTGGCCAGCGCGTTCTTCCTGCTTCGGGCGGTGGGTAACACCGATGTCCTCGGCGTCGGTGCGGCGGCGACACTGTTGGGTTGCGCGATGCTGGTGGTGGCCGGCGGCGCGCTGCTGCCCAGCGTGGAGGACTGGTTCGGTGCGCGCCGCGAGCTGCGGACCATCGCGCCGCTGCTGGCCGAGCTGCACACCCGGCACCCGGACGTCGGCATCGGCGTGCGTCCCCGTGGGCCGTTGCTGTTCCGGGTTGCCGAGCAGATGTCACTGATCTCGGACTCGCTGTACCTGGAGGCCATCGCCGCCGAGGGGGCGCGCCGCCGCACGGTCGACGCGACCGCCGGCACACGCGACAGCGAGCAGTCGTTGAACATCGCCGATATCGCGGACCTCGACTCGCCCCCGGTGCCGGCGGACGTGCAGGCCAAGGGGATAGCCCAATGGATCTTCGCCGGCCGAGACACCGCGGCGGACCACAGCACGGCACATGCCGCGTTCCCTGGCCTGAACTGGCTGCGTCAGCCGACGACGTTCTCGGACCGGGAGTGGATTCTCGCGATCGCCGAACAGTTCCGGCAGTTGGAGTCCGGCGCGAGGACCTGACGACCACCACCGGAAACACGAACGGTGCCGTCACGCTAGCGCGCGACGACACCGTTGGGTGGCGGTGATCCGGAGTGGATCAGCCGTCGAGGTTCTCCCGGCGACGAAGCTCGTCGACCTTGAGGGCCAGATCCTGCTGGGACTCCGCGGACAGGCCCACGGTCCTGGCGGCGATGCGGCGAACGCCCTCATCGCGCATGCTCGCCAGCCAGGTCAGCTCCTTGTCCAGCTTCTCGTAATACTCATCGTCGGTGAAGTACGCCGGCTTGATGCGGAAGAAGTTGGCCAGGGCCGTCATGGTGGTCGCGGACGGGTTGGTGCGGTTACCGGAACGCAGTTGCGACAGATATGGAGCGGACATCGTCACACCCTCGGCCTTGAGTGCGCCGATGACCTCGGCCGAGGTGTGCGGCCCGCGCCCGGGAGGGTAAACCGTGTCGAAGAGGCGGTTCAGTCGGGCGGCGAACGTCTTGCTCATCTAACTTTCCTCCACATGGCTGACATGCTGTCTGCAATAGGTTCGTATTTGCTGATCATCGTAGCGAGTGTTGCCGCAACAACCAAGTGCAAACCACTGAAAAGTAACACTACCCTGGGCTGGAGGTCGCTGCAGGGTGCCGTAGCAGCACGGCAGCCCGGCCGGCACGCTGCGACGTTGTTACCTGGCGAACCGAAATTTAACGGGGGCGTTGTTTTGCCCAGATCAGTTGATCTTGACTCTTTGTCACAGTAACCCCATCCCGAACCAGTAGCCGACAGCTGTCGCACAGCAAATCCGCACTTCACCTTTGCTGTCGGTGCCGGCGAAGTGCGGGACGGGTAGCCATCGGCGGGTTCGGCGGTGGCGGCACAATTGCTGGGTCCCGCACATGCCAAACGCGGCATTGTGGCCGAACCGTTTCCGAACCGTTACCAAGCGCTTTGCTGAATTGCGGCAGGTAGTACCCACCCGAAAAATCTGGGTGCTCGCGGAGTCCGGTCGCTACGCGGCCAGCAGCATGGCGAGGATGGCGGTGTCCGGATGGCTGATCGGGTCCACCCCGACGCGGCTCA is part of the Mycobacterium adipatum genome and harbors:
- a CDS encoding helix-turn-helix transcriptional regulator, translated to MSKTFAARLNRLFDTVYPPGRGPHTSAEVIGALKAEGVTMSAPYLSQLRSGNRTNPSATTMTALANFFRIKPAYFTDDEYYEKLDKELTWLASMRDEGVRRIAARTVGLSAESQQDLALKVDELRRRENLDG